CTGTATTTTCGCTGGTTTCGTCTTTTACAAAGAATTTATCTTTAGGAGAACGTCCTGTATAAACGCCAGTCATAACGTTTACAGCGCCCATGTTAGTTACCTGGCCTTTTTCAAAACCTTCCAAACCCGGTTTTGTTTCTTCAGCGAACAAAACGTCATAAGACGGATTGTGCAGAATCTCGGTCACGCCTGTGATACCGTACTTGCTTAAATCTAAATTTGCCATTTTCTTTTGAATTAATTTAAATTGGTATTTTGTTTTATTATCTCTTTTACCTTAACATGGGGAGCTTTGGATAGCCCCTTGTAAATCCGGGTACAAAAGTAATACTTTCTTTGGAAAGGAAGAAGGGATTAGAGAAATTTTTCCCTAATTGAATCTCTTTTATAAATTCCTAACAATATCTGCAAACTGAATATTGCAATTTGAAAGATTATCGTTTACTTTGCAAGTCAGTATGATATCAGGACTATGAAAATGAGATTAAATTATGATTAAACTATAATATGAAAGTAATTGATTTTAGCAAAACAAATTCGATTCTAAACCAGTACATATCCGAAATCAGAAATGTAGAAGTTCAGAATGACCGCCTGCGTTTCCGCCGCAATATAGAGCGTATCGGAGAAATCATGGCCTACGAAATGAGCAAGGAGTTTACGTACTCGGTAAAGAATGTCCGGACACCACTGGGCACCGCTCCGGTCAGCACACCGGACAACCAATTAGTAATCAGCACTATTCTGCGTGCCGGGCTTCCCTTTCACCAGGGCTTTCTGAGCTACTTTGACGGAGCGGAAAACGCATTCGTTTCTGCCTACCGCAAATACAAGGATACGTTGAAATTCGATATACATATAGAATATATCGCTTCGCCGCGTATCGACGACAAAACGCTGATTATCACCGACCCTATGCTGGCAACGGGCGGTAGCATGGAACTTAGTTACCAGGCAATGCTGACCAAAGGTCATCCCGCCGAGATTCACGTAGCTTCTATTATCGCCAGCCAACAGGCCATCGACCATATAAAAAATATATTCCCCGAAGACAAAACTACCATTTGGTGTGCGGCTATCGACCCCGAAATCAACGAACATTCTTATATTGTTCCCGGATTGGGCGACGCAGGCGACCTTGCCTACGGAGAAAAAGAATAATTCCTTAAAGATTCTTCCGATACTGCTGTGGCGACATCCCCATTTGCTTCTTAAAGAATGTACCGAAATAAGAAGCATTGGGGAAGCCGAAAGC
The DNA window shown above is from Bacteroides faecium and carries:
- the upp gene encoding uracil phosphoribosyltransferase; amino-acid sequence: MKVIDFSKTNSILNQYISEIRNVEVQNDRLRFRRNIERIGEIMAYEMSKEFTYSVKNVRTPLGTAPVSTPDNQLVISTILRAGLPFHQGFLSYFDGAENAFVSAYRKYKDTLKFDIHIEYIASPRIDDKTLIITDPMLATGGSMELSYQAMLTKGHPAEIHVASIIASQQAIDHIKNIFPEDKTTIWCAAIDPEINEHSYIVPGLGDAGDLAYGEKE